The proteins below come from a single Mycobacterium parmense genomic window:
- the gatB gene encoding Asp-tRNA(Asn)/Glu-tRNA(Gln) amidotransferase subunit GatB: MSVAAAGAELMDYEDVIARFDPVLGLEVHVELSTLTKMFCGCATAFGAEPNTQVCPVCLGLPGSLPVLNQAAVESAIRIGLALNCQIVPWCRFARKNYFYPDMPKNYQISQYDEPIAIDGFLEVPLDDGTTWRVDIERAHMEEDTGKLTHLGSETGRIHGATTSLIDYNRAGVPLIEIVTKPIVGTGDRAPQVARAYVTALRDLLRSLEVSDVRMDQGSMRCDSNVSLMPKGATEFGTRTETKNVNSLRSVEVAVRYEMQRQAAILASGGRIRQETRHFHESGYTSPGRAKETAEDYRYFPEPDLEPVAPSRELVEQLRQTIPELPWLSRKRIQQEWGVSDEVMRDLVNAGAVDLVIATVKHGAPSEQARAWWGNFLVQKANEAGIGLEELPITPAQVAAVVALVDEGKLSNKLARQVVEGVLAGEGEPEQVMTARGLALVRDDSVTQAAVDEALAANPDVAEKIRGGKVAAAGAIVGAVMKATRGQADAARVRELVLAACGQG, from the coding sequence ATGAGTGTTGCCGCCGCCGGTGCCGAGTTGATGGATTACGAGGACGTCATCGCGCGCTTCGACCCCGTGCTCGGCCTCGAGGTGCACGTCGAGCTGTCCACCTTGACGAAGATGTTCTGCGGCTGCGCCACCGCGTTCGGGGCCGAGCCCAACACCCAGGTGTGCCCGGTGTGCCTGGGCCTGCCCGGTTCGCTGCCGGTGCTCAACCAGGCCGCGGTCGAGTCGGCGATCCGGATCGGCCTGGCGCTCAACTGCCAGATCGTGCCGTGGTGCCGGTTCGCCCGGAAGAACTACTTCTACCCGGACATGCCGAAGAACTACCAGATCTCGCAGTACGACGAGCCGATCGCGATCGACGGCTTTCTCGAGGTGCCGCTGGACGACGGCACCACGTGGCGCGTCGACATCGAGCGGGCGCACATGGAGGAGGACACCGGCAAGCTCACCCACCTGGGCAGCGAGACGGGCCGCATCCACGGCGCGACCACATCGCTGATCGACTACAACCGCGCCGGTGTCCCGCTCATCGAGATCGTCACCAAGCCGATCGTGGGAACCGGCGACCGCGCGCCCCAGGTCGCCCGGGCCTACGTGACCGCATTGCGAGACCTGCTGCGCTCGTTGGAGGTTTCCGACGTCCGCATGGACCAGGGCTCGATGCGCTGCGACTCCAACGTGTCGCTCATGCCGAAGGGGGCCACGGAGTTCGGCACCCGCACCGAGACCAAGAACGTCAACTCGCTGCGCAGCGTCGAGGTGGCCGTGCGCTATGAGATGCAGCGCCAAGCGGCGATTCTGGCGTCCGGCGGCCGGATCCGCCAAGAGACCAGGCACTTTCACGAGTCCGGTTACACCAGCCCCGGCCGCGCCAAAGAGACGGCCGAGGATTACCGCTACTTCCCGGAGCCGGACCTGGAACCCGTCGCGCCCAGCCGCGAGCTCGTCGAGCAGTTGCGGCAGACCATTCCCGAACTACCGTGGTTGAGCCGCAAGCGGATTCAGCAGGAGTGGGGAGTCTCCGACGAGGTCATGCGCGACCTCGTCAACGCCGGCGCGGTTGACCTGGTGATCGCTACCGTCAAGCACGGCGCCCCCAGCGAGCAGGCGCGCGCCTGGTGGGGAAACTTCCTGGTCCAGAAGGCCAACGAGGCCGGCATCGGCCTCGAAGAGCTGCCTATCACCCCGGCGCAGGTCGCCGCCGTGGTGGCGCTGGTCGACGAGGGCAAGCTGTCGAACAAACTGGCGCGACAGGTCGTGGAGGGCGTGCTGGCCGGGGAGGGGGAGCCCGAGCAGGTGATGACCGCGCGCGGCCTCGCGCTGGTGCGCGACGACTCGGTGACACAGGCGGCCGTCGACGAAGCCCTGGCCGCCAATCCCGATGTGGCGGAGAAGATCCGCGGCGGAAAGGTGGCCGCGGCCGGCGCGATCGTCGGCGCGGTCATGAAGGCAACCCGCGGGCAGGCCGACGCCGCCCGAGTTCGTGAGCTGGTCCTGGCCGCCTGCGGCCAGGGCTGA
- a CDS encoding ATP-dependent 6-phosphofructokinase: protein MRIGVLTGGGDCPGLNAVIRAVVRTCDARYGSSVVGFQDGWRGLLENRRMQLANDDRNDRLLAKGGTMLGTARVHPDKLRAGLDQIKQTLDDNGIDVLIPIGGEGTLTAAHWLSEENVPVVGVPKTIDNDIDCTDVTFGHDTALTVATDAIDRLHSTAESHQRVMLVEVMGRHAGWIALNAGMASGAHMTLIPEQPFDIEEVCRLVKRRFQRGDSHFICVVAEGAKPVEGSITLREGGLDEFGHERFTGVAAQLAVAVEKRINKEVRVTVLGHVQRGGTPTAYDRVLATRFGVNAADAAHAGEYGQMVSLRGQEIGRVALADAVRQLKLVPQSRYDDAAAFFG from the coding sequence ATGCGGATCGGAGTTCTCACCGGCGGAGGCGACTGCCCCGGCCTCAACGCCGTCATCCGGGCGGTGGTGCGCACGTGCGACGCCCGGTACGGCTCCTCGGTGGTCGGGTTCCAGGACGGGTGGCGCGGGCTGCTGGAGAACCGGCGCATGCAGCTCGCGAACGACGACCGCAACGACCGGCTGCTCGCCAAGGGCGGGACGATGCTGGGCACCGCGCGCGTTCATCCGGACAAGCTGCGGGCCGGCCTCGACCAGATCAAACAGACCCTGGACGACAACGGCATCGACGTCCTCATCCCGATCGGGGGCGAGGGCACGCTGACCGCCGCGCACTGGCTGTCCGAGGAGAACGTGCCCGTGGTCGGGGTGCCCAAAACCATCGACAACGACATCGATTGCACCGACGTGACTTTCGGCCACGACACCGCGCTGACCGTCGCCACCGACGCCATCGACCGCCTGCACAGCACCGCCGAGTCGCACCAGCGGGTGATGCTGGTGGAGGTGATGGGCCGGCACGCCGGCTGGATCGCCCTCAACGCGGGCATGGCCTCCGGCGCCCACATGACGCTGATCCCCGAGCAGCCCTTCGACATCGAAGAGGTGTGCCGGCTGGTGAAACGGCGCTTCCAGCGCGGTGATTCGCATTTCATCTGCGTGGTCGCCGAGGGCGCCAAGCCGGTCGAGGGGTCGATCACGTTGCGCGAGGGCGGGCTTGACGAGTTCGGCCACGAGCGTTTCACCGGGGTGGCCGCCCAGCTGGCCGTGGCGGTGGAGAAGCGGATCAACAAGGAGGTCCGGGTCACCGTGCTGGGCCACGTCCAGCGGGGCGGCACGCCGACGGCGTATGACCGCGTGCTGGCAACCCGGTTCGGCGTCAACGCCGCCGACGCGGCCCATGCGGGGGAGTACGGCCAGATGGTCTCGCTGCGCGGGCAGGAGATCGGGCGGGTGGCGCTCGCGGATGCCGTGCGCCAGCTCAAGCTGGTGCCCCAGTCCCGCTACGACGACGCCGCCGCTTTCTTCGGCTGA
- the gatA gene encoding Asp-tRNA(Asn)/Glu-tRNA(Gln) amidotransferase subunit GatA, whose translation MSDIVRSDAATLAARIAAKELSSVEVTRACLDQIDATDERYHAFLHVAADEALAAAAAVDQAVAAGERLPSALAGVPLALKDVFTTVDMPTTCGSKILEGWRSPYDATLTLRLRAAGIPILGKTNMDEFAMGSSTENSAYGPTRNPWNVDRVPGGSGGGSAAALAAFQAPLAIGSDTGGSIRQPAALTATVGVKPTYGTVSRYGLVACASSLDQGGPCARTVLDTALLHRVIAGHDARDSTSLHAEVPDVVAAARAGAAGDLGGVRVGVVKQLRGEGYQPGVLASFEAAVEQLTKLGAEVSEVDCPHFEYALAAYYLILPSEVSSNLARFDAMRYGLRVGDDGSHSAEEVMAQTRAAGLGPEVKRRIMIGTYALSAGYYDAYYNQAQKVRTLIARDLDRAYESVDVVVSPATPTTAFRLGEKVDDPLAMYLFDLCTLPLNLAGHCGMSVPSGLSPDDGLPVGLQIMAPALADDRLYRVGAAYEAARGELPSAI comes from the coding sequence GTGAGCGATATCGTCCGGTCCGACGCCGCGACACTGGCGGCCAGGATCGCCGCAAAAGAGCTGTCGTCGGTCGAGGTCACCCGGGCCTGCCTGGACCAGATCGACGCCACCGACGAGCGCTACCACGCCTTCCTGCACGTGGCGGCCGACGAGGCGCTGGCGGCGGCGGCCGCCGTCGACCAGGCGGTGGCCGCAGGCGAGCGGCTCCCGTCGGCGCTGGCCGGGGTGCCGTTGGCCCTCAAGGACGTCTTCACCACCGTCGACATGCCCACCACCTGCGGGTCGAAGATCCTCGAAGGCTGGCGTTCCCCCTACGACGCCACCCTCACGCTGAGGCTGCGCGCGGCCGGCATCCCGATCCTGGGCAAGACCAACATGGACGAGTTCGCGATGGGCAGCTCGACGGAGAACTCGGCCTACGGCCCCACCCGCAACCCGTGGAACGTCGACCGGGTTCCCGGCGGCTCAGGCGGCGGCAGCGCGGCGGCGCTGGCCGCGTTCCAGGCGCCGCTGGCCATCGGGTCCGACACCGGCGGCTCCATCCGCCAGCCGGCCGCGCTGACCGCGACCGTCGGGGTCAAGCCCACCTACGGCACCGTCTCGCGCTACGGGCTGGTGGCCTGCGCGTCCTCGCTGGACCAGGGCGGCCCGTGCGCGCGCACCGTGCTCGACACCGCCCTGCTGCACCGGGTGATCGCCGGCCACGACGCCCGCGACTCCACCTCCCTGCACGCCGAGGTGCCCGACGTGGTCGCCGCCGCCAGGGCCGGAGCCGCCGGTGACCTGGGCGGTGTGCGGGTCGGAGTCGTCAAGCAGCTGCGCGGCGAGGGCTACCAGCCGGGCGTGCTGGCCTCGTTCGAGGCCGCCGTCGAGCAGCTGACCAAGCTCGGCGCCGAGGTGAGCGAGGTGGACTGCCCGCACTTCGAGTACGCGCTGGCCGCCTACTACCTGATCCTGCCGTCGGAGGTGTCGAGCAACCTGGCGCGCTTCGACGCGATGCGCTACGGGCTGCGGGTCGGCGACGACGGCAGCCACAGCGCAGAAGAGGTGATGGCGCAGACCCGGGCGGCCGGGCTCGGTCCGGAGGTCAAGCGCCGCATCATGATCGGCACGTACGCGCTGTCGGCCGGATACTACGACGCCTACTACAACCAGGCGCAGAAGGTGCGCACCCTGATCGCCCGCGACCTCGACAGGGCCTACGAGTCCGTCGACGTCGTGGTGTCCCCGGCGACCCCGACCACCGCCTTCAGGCTGGGCGAGAAGGTCGACGACCCGCTGGCGATGTACCTGTTCGACCTGTGCACGCTGCCGCTGAACCTGGCCGGGCACTGCGGCATGTCGGTGCCGTCGGGCCTGTCGCCCGACGACGGCCTGCCGGTGGGGCTGCAGATCATGGCGCCGGCGCTGGCCGACGACCGGCTCTACCGGGTGGGTGCCGCGTACGAGGCCGCGCGCGGGGAGTTGCCCAGCGCCATCTAG
- the gatC gene encoding Asp-tRNA(Asn)/Glu-tRNA(Gln) amidotransferase subunit GatC: protein MSQISRDEVAHLARLSRLALSDSELDSFAGQLDAILTHVSQVQAVDVTGVEATDNPLKDVNVTRPDRPTPCLTQREALDQAPEAVDGRFAVPQILGDSE from the coding sequence GTGTCCCAGATCTCCCGCGACGAGGTGGCGCACCTGGCCCGGCTGTCCCGGCTGGCGTTGAGCGACAGCGAGCTGGACAGCTTCGCCGGCCAGCTCGACGCCATCCTGACCCACGTCAGCCAGGTGCAGGCCGTCGACGTCACCGGCGTCGAAGCCACCGACAACCCGCTCAAGGACGTCAACGTCACGCGTCCCGACCGGCCGACCCCGTGCCTGACCCAGCGTGAGGCGCTTGACCAGGCGCCCGAGGCCGTCGACGGCCGCTTCGCGGTGCCCCAGATCCTGGGGGACAGCGAGTGA
- a CDS encoding ACT domain-containing protein → MPSYLLRIELADRPGSLGSLAVALGSVGADILSLDVVERSSGYAIDDLVIELPPGSMPDTLITAAESLPGVRVDSVRPHTGLLEAHRELELLDHVAAAVDGASRLQVLADEAPKVLRVSWCTVLRDSDGALERVAASAGAPETKADKAPWLPIEQAKALDNTAEWVPQAWRDMDTTMVAAPLGDPHTAVVLGRPGPEFRPSEVARLGYLAGIVATMLR, encoded by the coding sequence GTGCCCTCGTATCTCTTGCGCATCGAGCTGGCCGACCGGCCGGGTAGCCTCGGTTCGCTGGCGGTCGCGCTCGGTTCGGTGGGCGCCGACATTCTGTCGCTGGACGTGGTGGAACGCAGCTCGGGATACGCGATCGACGACCTTGTCATCGAGCTGCCGCCGGGCTCGATGCCCGACACCCTGATCACGGCCGCCGAGTCGCTGCCCGGGGTCCGCGTCGACAGCGTGCGCCCGCACACCGGGCTGCTCGAGGCGCACCGGGAGCTCGAGCTGCTCGACCATGTCGCCGCTGCCGTCGACGGCGCCTCGCGGCTACAGGTCCTGGCCGACGAGGCGCCCAAGGTGCTGCGGGTGAGTTGGTGCACGGTGCTGCGCGATTCGGATGGGGCACTCGAGCGCGTGGCGGCCAGCGCCGGCGCCCCGGAGACCAAGGCCGACAAAGCCCCGTGGCTGCCCATCGAGCAGGCCAAGGCGCTGGACAACACGGCCGAGTGGGTGCCGCAGGCGTGGCGCGACATGGACACCACCATGGTCGCGGCCCCGTTGGGCGACCCGCACACCGCGGTGGTGCTCGGCCGTCCGGGCCCGGAGTTCCGGCCCTCGGAGGTGGCTCGGCTGGGTTACCTGGCCGGGATCGTCGCGACGATGCTGCGCTGA
- the ligA gene encoding NAD-dependent DNA ligase LigA, with protein MSSAEADPVPPEVRRHWQELADEVRAHQFRYYVKDAPIVSDAEFDAMFNELLALEERHPELRVADSPTQLVGGAGFATDFTEAAHLERMLSLDDVFDSDELAAWSARVENEIGRDPHYLCELKIDGVALSLVYRDGRLERAATRGDGRVGEDVTLNARTIDDVPERLSGSDEFPTPALLEVRGEVFFLLADFEALNASLVQEGKAPFANPRNSAAGSLRQKNPAVTARRRLRMICHGLGRAEGFAPRTLHEAYAALKSWGLPVAEQTARVSGLAAVEERIGYWGEHRYELSHEIDGVVVKVDDVALQRRLGTTSRAPRWAVAYKYPPQEAQTKLLDIRVNVGRTGRVTPFAFMTPVKVAGSTVGLATLHNAAEVQRKGVLIGDTVMIRKAGDVIPEVLGPVVDLRDGSEREFVMPTTCPECGTPLAPAKEGDADIRCPNARSCPAQLRERVFHVAGRGALDIEGLGYEAATALLKAGVIADEGDLFSLTEDDLLATELFRTKAGALSANGRRLLENLDKAKQVPLWRVLVALSIRHVGPTAARALATEFGDLDAIMSASTEELAAVEGVGPTIAAALTEWFTVDWHRAIVDKWRAAGVRMADERDAGVPRTLEGLTVVVTGSLTGFSRDDAKEAIVSRGGKAAGSVSKKTDYVVAGDSPGSKYDKAVELGVPVLDEDGFRRLLADGPDRSGQ; from the coding sequence GTGAGCTCAGCAGAAGCTGATCCGGTGCCGCCCGAGGTCCGGCGGCACTGGCAGGAACTGGCCGACGAGGTGCGGGCGCACCAGTTCCGCTACTACGTCAAGGACGCCCCGATCGTCTCCGACGCCGAGTTCGACGCGATGTTCAACGAGCTCCTCGCGCTGGAGGAGCGCCACCCGGAGCTGCGGGTCGCCGATTCGCCGACGCAGCTCGTCGGCGGGGCCGGCTTCGCGACCGACTTCACCGAGGCCGCCCACCTCGAGCGGATGCTCAGCCTCGACGACGTGTTCGACAGCGACGAGTTGGCCGCCTGGAGCGCCAGGGTCGAGAACGAGATCGGCCGCGACCCCCACTACCTGTGCGAGCTCAAGATCGACGGCGTGGCGCTGTCACTGGTTTACCGCGACGGCCGGCTCGAACGGGCGGCCACCCGCGGCGACGGCCGGGTCGGCGAGGATGTCACGCTGAACGCGCGCACCATCGACGACGTGCCCGAACGGCTCAGTGGCAGTGACGAGTTCCCGACGCCCGCCCTGCTGGAGGTGCGCGGCGAAGTCTTCTTTCTGCTGGCCGACTTCGAGGCGCTCAACGCCAGCCTGGTCCAGGAGGGCAAGGCGCCGTTCGCCAATCCGCGCAACAGCGCGGCCGGGTCGCTGCGCCAGAAGAACCCGGCCGTCACCGCGCGGCGCCGGCTGCGGATGATCTGCCACGGCCTGGGCCGCGCCGAGGGATTCGCGCCGAGGACGCTGCACGAGGCGTACGCCGCGCTGAAGTCCTGGGGCTTGCCGGTGGCGGAGCAGACCGCCCGCGTGAGCGGCCTTGCCGCCGTAGAGGAGCGGATCGGCTACTGGGGCGAGCACCGCTACGAGCTCTCCCACGAGATCGACGGCGTGGTGGTCAAGGTCGACGACGTCGCGCTGCAGCGGCGGCTGGGGACGACGTCGCGGGCGCCGCGGTGGGCCGTCGCGTACAAGTACCCGCCCCAGGAGGCGCAGACCAAGCTGCTCGACATCCGGGTGAACGTCGGGCGCACCGGGCGCGTGACGCCGTTCGCGTTCATGACGCCGGTCAAGGTCGCCGGGTCCACCGTGGGGCTGGCCACCCTGCACAACGCCGCCGAGGTGCAGCGCAAAGGCGTGTTGATCGGCGACACCGTCATGATCCGCAAGGCCGGCGACGTCATCCCTGAGGTGCTGGGCCCCGTCGTCGACCTGCGCGACGGGTCCGAACGCGAATTCGTCATGCCGACAACGTGTCCCGAGTGCGGGACACCGCTGGCCCCGGCCAAGGAGGGCGACGCCGACATCCGCTGCCCCAACGCACGGTCCTGCCCGGCGCAGCTGCGGGAGCGGGTGTTCCATGTCGCCGGCCGAGGTGCGCTGGACATCGAGGGGCTGGGCTACGAGGCGGCCACCGCGCTGCTCAAGGCCGGGGTGATCGCCGACGAGGGTGACCTGTTCAGCCTGACCGAGGACGACCTGCTGGCCACCGAGCTGTTCCGGACCAAGGCCGGCGCGTTGTCCGCCAACGGACGTCGGCTCCTCGAGAACCTGGACAAGGCCAAGCAGGTGCCGTTGTGGCGGGTGCTGGTGGCGCTGTCCATCCGGCACGTCGGGCCGACGGCCGCGCGGGCACTGGCTACCGAGTTCGGCGACTTGGACGCGATCATGTCCGCGTCCACAGAGGAGCTGGCCGCCGTCGAGGGCGTCGGACCGACCATTGCCGCGGCCCTCACCGAGTGGTTCACCGTCGACTGGCACCGGGCGATCGTCGACAAGTGGCGTGCCGCCGGCGTGCGGATGGCCGACGAGCGCGACGCCGGTGTGCCGCGCACACTGGAGGGCCTGACCGTCGTGGTCACCGGGTCGCTGACCGGCTTCTCCCGAGACGACGCCAAGGAGGCGATCGTGTCCCGCGGCGGCAAGGCCGCCGGTTCGGTTTCGAAGAAGACAGACTACGTCGTCGCGGGCGACTCGCCCGGCTCCAAGTACGACAAGGCCGTCGAGCTCGGCGTGCCGGTCCTCGACGAGGACGGGTTCCGGCGGTTGCTCGCCGACGGCCCCGACAGATCCGGCCAGTAG
- a CDS encoding uroporphyrinogen decarboxylase/cobalamine-independent methonine synthase family protein, which yields MSDFTDGFAHPFARASGVGSWPGTSAREAAEVVVGELAGALAHIVELPARGVGADLLGRAGGLLIDMAIDTVPRGYRLTARPGAVTRRARSLLDEDCDALEEAWEAAGLRGAGRVVKVQAPGPITLAAGLELANGHRAITDPGAVRDLAASLAEGVAAHRAALARRLDTPVVVQLDEPSLPAALGGQLAGVTALSPVAALDEAVAEALLQTCADALGRDVLLHSCTPQLPWDLLRRSAIGAVSVDASTLAAPDLDGIAAFVESGRTVMVGVVAVRAPERRPSAEQVAAAVVAVTDRLGFGRSALRDRVGVTPACGLAGATPQWARTAIELARKAAEAFAEDPDAI from the coding sequence GTGAGTGATTTCACGGATGGCTTCGCGCATCCCTTTGCCAGGGCCAGCGGCGTCGGCTCGTGGCCCGGCACCAGCGCGCGCGAGGCCGCCGAGGTGGTCGTCGGCGAACTGGCCGGGGCGCTGGCCCACATCGTCGAGCTGCCCGCGCGCGGTGTGGGCGCCGACCTGCTCGGCAGGGCCGGCGGGCTGCTGATCGACATGGCCATCGACACGGTCCCCCGGGGTTATCGCCTGACCGCCCGGCCCGGCGCGGTGACGCGCCGGGCCCGCAGCCTGCTCGACGAGGATTGCGACGCCCTGGAGGAGGCGTGGGAGGCCGCCGGGCTGCGCGGTGCCGGGCGAGTGGTCAAGGTCCAGGCTCCCGGGCCGATCACGCTGGCCGCCGGGCTGGAGCTGGCCAACGGCCACCGGGCGATCACCGACCCCGGGGCGGTGCGGGACCTCGCGGCGTCGCTGGCCGAAGGTGTCGCCGCGCACCGCGCGGCGCTGGCCCGGCGCCTCGACACCCCGGTGGTGGTGCAGCTCGACGAGCCGTCGCTGCCGGCGGCCCTGGGCGGTCAGCTCGCCGGGGTGACGGCGCTGAGCCCGGTCGCCGCGCTCGACGAGGCCGTGGCCGAGGCGCTGCTGCAAACCTGCGCCGACGCGCTGGGCCGCGACGTTCTGCTGCACAGCTGCACTCCGCAGCTTCCGTGGGACTTGTTGCGGCGCAGCGCAATTGGCGCGGTATCGGTGGACGCGAGCACGCTGGCCGCGCCGGATCTGGACGGCATCGCCGCGTTCGTCGAGTCGGGCCGCACCGTCATGGTCGGGGTGGTGGCCGTCCGGGCGCCGGAGCGGCGCCCGTCTGCGGAGCAGGTGGCCGCCGCCGTCGTGGCGGTGACCGACCGCCTCGGCTTCGGGCGCTCGGCGCTGCGCGATCGCGTCGGCGTCACCCCGGCCTGCGGGCTGGCCGGCGCGACGCCGCAGTGGGCCCGCACGGCGATCGAGCTCGCCCGTAAGGCGGCCGAGGCGTTCGCCGAGGACCCGGACGCCATCTGA
- a CDS encoding sensor domain-containing protein yields the protein MARLTRPLLLCGAALLAVACTRVVDGTALPGPGATRKVVHGVDVDTILLDQARMGAITGAGEHLTIIPSMDGTNPVDIESLAGSAPRECRFLFAETATFGPDIEEFHKTTFQDPPDGALISEGAAAYRDADTARHALGALAHEVGACAGDADGQQFVGDWNAGADSLHLGPGGCGRDYRVVSVAMVEVTSCGFPQSVSDIVMTNIASNVPG from the coding sequence ATGGCGAGGTTGACCCGACCGCTGCTGTTGTGTGGCGCAGCGCTGCTAGCGGTTGCGTGCACCCGGGTGGTCGACGGCACGGCCCTGCCGGGCCCCGGGGCGACGCGCAAGGTGGTGCACGGCGTCGACGTCGACACGATCCTGCTGGACCAGGCGCGGATGGGCGCCATCACAGGCGCCGGTGAACACTTGACCATCATTCCCTCGATGGACGGCACAAACCCGGTGGACATCGAGTCCCTCGCCGGCAGCGCTCCCCGGGAATGCCGGTTCCTGTTCGCCGAGACGGCGACGTTCGGGCCCGACATCGAGGAGTTCCACAAAACCACCTTCCAGGATCCGCCGGACGGCGCGCTGATCTCCGAGGGTGCCGCGGCGTACCGGGACGCCGACACCGCGCGGCACGCTCTGGGCGCCCTGGCGCACGAAGTCGGGGCCTGCGCGGGCGACGCGGACGGCCAGCAGTTCGTCGGCGACTGGAACGCAGGCGCCGACTCGCTGCACCTGGGCCCGGGCGGCTGCGGGCGCGACTACCGGGTCGTGTCGGTGGCCATGGTGGAGGTCACCTCCTGCGGCTTCCCGCAGTCGGTGTCCGACATCGTGATGACGAACATCGCTTCCAACGTGCCGGGTTGA
- a CDS encoding HAMP domain-containing sensor histidine kinase — MRGGRRRRSMWPRDLGISARSAAVSAIVVLLALTAAGAALDAILYRSLLAGVDDAAAGRIHNIAEALESNPPDDISGALFSVDQRVVAIQLISPDGKVVRRSGSAAETPLAPLREFGFQLRRGITDDAVPGDDMRVSGQRVDTRFGQYTIIVAGGSETVEATARTVALLLAAGAPIVITVAGVASYWLVRRSLQSVDAIRSRVAEITTSDLAERVPVPTSRDAISALAVTMNEMLARIEAGHRAHQRFVSDASHELRSPLTTIISGLEAAEAHPELLDAELAINTLLPEAQRMRALIEDLLLLTRADEQSLRLRKEPVPLGRLVEVEAERVRHGAGCEIHTEIEAAQILGDANAISRVIRNLADNAVRHATSRVDIRVVTRDATAILTVSDDGPGIDPDERSRVFERFVRLDSDRARRGGGTGLGLAIVAEVVAAHGGTVTVDGRAEGGALLAVTLPRFPLD, encoded by the coding sequence ATGCGAGGAGGCCGTCGCCGGCGGTCCATGTGGCCGCGCGATCTGGGTATCTCAGCACGCTCGGCCGCAGTGTCAGCGATCGTCGTGTTGTTGGCGCTGACCGCTGCTGGGGCGGCACTGGACGCGATCCTCTACCGGTCACTGCTGGCAGGTGTCGACGACGCCGCCGCCGGCAGAATCCACAACATCGCCGAGGCCCTGGAATCCAATCCGCCGGACGACATCAGCGGTGCGCTGTTCTCCGTCGACCAGCGAGTGGTGGCGATTCAACTGATCTCCCCCGACGGCAAGGTGGTGAGACGGTCCGGATCTGCGGCCGAGACGCCATTGGCTCCGTTGCGCGAGTTCGGATTTCAGCTTCGCCGCGGGATCACCGACGACGCCGTGCCCGGTGACGACATGCGGGTGAGCGGCCAACGGGTCGACACCCGGTTCGGTCAATACACCATCATCGTCGCGGGTGGCAGCGAGACGGTCGAGGCGACGGCCCGAACCGTCGCCCTGCTACTGGCCGCCGGCGCTCCCATCGTGATCACCGTCGCCGGAGTCGCGAGCTACTGGCTGGTTCGTCGGTCGCTGCAGTCCGTGGACGCCATCCGCAGCAGGGTCGCCGAAATCACGACGTCCGATCTGGCAGAGCGGGTACCGGTGCCCACCAGCCGCGACGCCATCTCGGCGCTGGCGGTCACGATGAACGAGATGCTGGCACGCATCGAGGCCGGCCATCGCGCACACCAGCGCTTTGTCAGCGACGCCTCGCACGAACTTCGCAGCCCGCTGACCACCATCATCTCCGGGCTGGAGGCTGCGGAGGCGCATCCCGAACTGCTCGACGCCGAGCTGGCGATCAACACGCTTCTCCCCGAGGCGCAACGCATGCGTGCCCTGATCGAAGACCTGTTGCTTTTGACCCGCGCCGACGAGCAGAGCCTGAGGCTGCGCAAGGAGCCGGTGCCGCTGGGCCGTCTCGTCGAGGTCGAAGCGGAACGGGTCAGACACGGCGCGGGCTGCGAGATCCATACGGAGATCGAAGCCGCGCAGATACTCGGCGATGCGAACGCCATCTCGCGCGTGATCCGCAACCTCGCCGATAACGCTGTGCGACATGCGACGTCACGGGTCGACATCCGGGTGGTCACCCGCGACGCGACGGCGATCCTCACCGTCAGCGACGACGGTCCGGGCATCGACCCGGACGAGCGCAGCCGGGTCTTCGAACGTTTCGTGCGCCTGGACTCGGATCGCGCCCGCCGCGGTGGCGGGACCGGCCTGGGACTGGCCATCGTGGCCGAGGTCGTCGCCGCTCACGGCGGGACGGTGACCGTCGACGGCCGCGCGGAGGGAGGAGCCTTGCTGGCCGTGACGCTGCCCCGGTTCCCGCTCGATTGA